A genomic window from Deltaproteobacteria bacterium includes:
- a CDS encoding Tad domain-containing protein, with protein MKRLVDTRQGGQTIALYAITMLALALITLFSVSVGVRVRDKIKAQATADATAYGLAVSQARAMNVMAWANRAMVSEYVSALSVVGHESYLQYWEGTLKAQSDQMSGPEAVYGIQCAFCNPYCSCCCQACQSLNQARKIKNMWKDKYDQVHKIWHVNGQSLHTALHMLDVAYVVGAVQNFQAGKTAFTDYQNMAANQTFADKSAKAIDDRMRASSPSRSGSPSAQGNKTNFTDAVETDPVKEDWDSYHEILTGTRTDWILKHSNFVPGLPWMEGFMEQMEDAASCDGIAISPMPSNSGGAMVTKENSVSQVVQVNTGTAHQYNSGAAKGEGGRVGLSAINKGGTSVLMICEACEPVSYGSRSESYESNTRYEGPKGCHNDSFSAAYDGYGDKDTSGPSQNIQYTWPSANGVAQLGGACADQGITAGGFFRFKLDKDQKMDKQSAQQILWNQPYTFSTIELDESSGQKQAWDISYGKIGGSLLTNEAGTDAYGNQNKADAQHNLASMGYDSTVWPQLGAFSAGLTYYHNPDHWAEVPNLWNPFWRAKLEDPTGSPDANGQDTKKPAPNTSQVLSGDDLKVANAMGIK; from the coding sequence ATGAAGCGCCTCGTCGACACGCGCCAGGGCGGGCAGACCATCGCCCTCTACGCCATCACCATGCTGGCGCTGGCGCTGATCACGCTCTTCAGCGTCTCCGTGGGCGTGCGCGTGCGCGACAAGATCAAGGCGCAGGCCACGGCCGACGCGACCGCCTACGGCCTCGCCGTCTCGCAAGCGCGCGCCATGAACGTGATGGCCTGGGCGAACCGCGCGATGGTGAGCGAGTACGTGTCGGCGCTCTCCGTCGTCGGCCACGAGAGTTATTTGCAGTACTGGGAAGGCACGCTCAAGGCGCAGTCGGACCAGATGAGCGGCCCCGAGGCGGTCTACGGAATCCAGTGCGCGTTCTGCAACCCGTACTGCTCGTGCTGCTGCCAGGCCTGCCAGTCGCTGAACCAGGCCCGCAAGATCAAGAACATGTGGAAGGACAAGTACGACCAGGTCCACAAGATCTGGCACGTGAACGGGCAGTCGCTGCACACCGCGCTGCACATGCTCGACGTGGCCTACGTCGTGGGCGCCGTGCAGAACTTCCAGGCCGGCAAGACGGCCTTCACCGACTACCAGAACATGGCGGCGAACCAGACCTTCGCCGACAAGAGCGCCAAGGCCATCGACGACCGCATGCGCGCCTCGTCGCCCTCGCGCTCGGGCTCGCCCTCGGCCCAGGGCAACAAGACCAACTTCACCGACGCCGTGGAGACGGATCCCGTCAAGGAAGACTGGGACAGCTACCACGAGATCCTCACCGGCACGCGCACCGACTGGATCCTCAAGCACTCCAACTTCGTGCCCGGCCTGCCGTGGATGGAGGGCTTCATGGAGCAGATGGAGGACGCCGCCAGCTGCGACGGCATCGCCATCAGCCCCATGCCCAGCAACAGCGGCGGCGCGATGGTCACCAAGGAGAACAGCGTGAGCCAGGTGGTGCAGGTGAACACCGGCACGGCGCACCAGTACAACAGCGGCGCGGCCAAGGGCGAAGGCGGCCGGGTGGGCCTCTCCGCCATCAACAAGGGCGGCACCAGCGTGCTCATGATCTGCGAGGCCTGCGAGCCGGTGAGCTACGGCAGCCGCAGCGAGAGCTACGAGAGCAACACCCGCTACGAGGGCCCCAAGGGCTGCCACAACGACTCGTTCTCCGCCGCCTACGACGGCTACGGCGACAAGGACACCAGCGGCCCCAGCCAGAACATCCAGTACACCTGGCCCAGCGCCAACGGCGTGGCCCAGCTGGGCGGCGCCTGCGCCGACCAGGGCATCACCGCCGGCGGCTTCTTCCGGTTCAAGCTCGACAAGGACCAGAAGATGGACAAGCAGTCGGCCCAGCAGATCCTCTGGAACCAGCCCTACACCTTCAGCACCATCGAGCTCGACGAGAGCTCCGGCCAGAAGCAGGCGTGGGACATCTCGTACGGAAAGATCGGCGGCTCGCTGCTCACCAACGAGGCCGGCACCGACGCCTACGGCAACCAGAACAAGGCCGACGCCCAGCACAACCTGGCCAGCATGGGCTACGACTCCACCGTCTGGCCGCAGCTCGGCGCGTTCAGCGCGGGCCTGACCTACTACCACAACCCGGATCACTGGGCCGAGGTGCCGAACCTCTGGAACCCCTTCTGGCGCGCCAAGCTGGAAGACCCCACCGGCAGCCCCGACGCCAACGGCCAGGACACCAAGAAGCCCGCGCCCAACACGAGCCAGGTCCTGAGCGGCGATGACCTCAAGGTCGCCAACGCGATGGGGATCAAATGA
- a CDS encoding pilus assembly protein, translating into MHTPNGASLKSQRGQAAVESAIALPMSLFVILGALQMSMMQQARMLTDYAAYKGARAASVGRAECPIISRAEVAALVPSLGRADNVDTWTKTFNKYAPSPSFNKDPQTGLPVVYTEYKIENKVTPFDKPLQPNEQPEKIHLRLHYFYQLRIPFADRLIAKYFLAERGLEQWAGTVDAINPTKETTQPPSRSSGPDVVIAKNYYNQGIYVVPLQASWSFRMFSQAAKTQGGCQ; encoded by the coding sequence ATGCACACTCCAAATGGGGCCAGCCTGAAGAGCCAGCGCGGCCAGGCCGCGGTGGAGTCGGCCATTGCGCTGCCGATGAGCCTCTTCGTGATCCTCGGCGCGCTGCAGATGTCGATGATGCAGCAGGCGCGCATGCTCACCGATTACGCGGCGTACAAGGGCGCGCGGGCGGCGTCCGTCGGGCGCGCGGAGTGCCCGATCATCTCGCGCGCGGAAGTGGCGGCGCTGGTGCCCTCGCTCGGCCGGGCCGACAACGTGGACACCTGGACCAAGACCTTCAACAAGTACGCGCCCTCGCCGAGCTTCAACAAGGACCCGCAGACGGGCCTGCCGGTGGTCTACACCGAGTACAAGATCGAGAACAAAGTCACGCCGTTCGACAAGCCGCTCCAGCCGAACGAGCAGCCCGAGAAGATCCACCTTCGGCTGCACTACTTCTACCAGCTGCGCATCCCCTTCGCGGACCGGCTCATCGCCAAGTACTTCCTCGCGGAGCGCGGGCTGGAGCAGTGGGCGGGCACCGTCGACGCGATCAACCCGACCAAGGAGACCACCCAGCCGCCGAGCCGGTCGAGCGGGCCCGACGTGGTCATCGCGAAGAACTACTACAACCAGGGCATCTACGTGGTGCCGCTCCAGGCGTCGTGGAGCTTCCGCATGTTCTCGCAGGCAGCGAAGACGCAGGGAGGCTGCCAATGA